One Rosa chinensis cultivar Old Blush chromosome 5, RchiOBHm-V2, whole genome shotgun sequence genomic region harbors:
- the LOC121049178 gene encoding uncharacterized protein LOC121049178 translates to MEGGMGFKNLHWFNLAMLAKQGWRILKNLESLIARLYKAVYYPEGDFSTVELGDRPSFPFCSICEARNVLLCGIRWQIGNGESVDIWRDCWLLDYFPRCPSSPPPRDAPKYVAELIDHSTSKWDVGILNQWFTPVDRDLILSIPLGRRASNDRNAQLWEGSRQHPSEASMVAMCWFNEFAKANTVDQSSRVHQRVWEAPENGWLKCNSDGSFLAAANRGGVGVVIRDHAGTFKAATMKQLDQVVSPFHAELLALYEGVKLAQALQYDKVESETDCLLLVHALKQEATDCSNLGFMLEEVKELLRGHVHYMISFVPRDANMMAHRIASHSLCNSDSQTWLIIAPEFIRDAILNECTC, encoded by the exons ATGGAGGGTGGTATGGGTTTTAAGAACCTCCACTGGTTCAATCTTGCGATGCTTGCAAAGCAAGGTTGGAGAATTTTAAAAAATCTAGAATCACTTATAGCTAGATTATACAAGGCTGTCTACTACCCTGAAGGTGATTTTAGTACTGTAGAGCTGGGAGATaggccttcttttcctttttgtagTATCTGCGAAGCTCGAAATGTTCTACTATGTGGCATTAGATGGCAAATTGGTAATGGGGAGTCTGTTGATATTTGGCGTGATTGTTGGCTTCTTGATTATTTTCCTAGATgtccttcttctcctcctccgagGGATGCTCCAAAGTATGTCGCGGAGTTGATTGATCATTCTACAAGTAAGTGGGATGTTGGCATACTTAATCAGTGGTTCACACCGGTGGAtagggatttgattttgagtatTCCTCTTGGTCGTCGAGCTTCAAATGACAG GAATGCACAGCTGTGGGAAGGGAGTAGACAACACCCAAGTGAAGCTTCTATGGTAGCTATGTGTTGGTTTAATGAATTTGCTAAAGCAAATACAGTTGACCAGTCTTCACGAGTGCATCAAAGGGTATGGGAGGCTCCAGAGAATGGTTGGCTAAAGTGTAATAGCGATGGTTCTTTTCTTGCTGCTGCTAATAGAGGCGGCGTGGGAGTTGTGATTCGTGACCATGCTGGTACGTTCAAGGCAGCTACCATGAAGCAACTTGATCAAGTGGTTTCCCCTTTCCATGCTGAACTTCTAGCTTTATATGAAGGTGTGAAGTTGGCTCAAGCTTTGCAATATGATAAGGTAGAATCTGAAACAGATTGCCTACTACTTGTGCATGCCTTGAAACAAGAAGCTACAGATTGTTCAAACTTGGGCTTCATGCTTGAGGAAGTGAAAGAGTTATTGAGAGGACATGTGCATTACATGATCAGCTTTGTTCCTAGAGATGCTAACATGATGGCACATCGAATAGCTAGCCATTCTTTGTGTAATAGTGATAGCCAAACATGGCTCATAATTGCTCCCGAGTTTATAAGGGATGCCATTTTAAACGAGTGTACTTGTTAA